Genomic window (Chryseobacterium sp. H1D6B):
GATTTTAATAAAAAACTCTACCTTTGTCAATATGAACTTATTAAGGTTGATTTTAGCATTTTATTTCATAGCATTATCTGTAATGCCGTGTGAAGATGTGAACAATCAATCCGGAAATAACAAAACATTCGCTGTACAGTTCAATATTGAATCTTCCCATACAAAAGATAAAGGGGATATCTGTTCACCATTGTGTATCTGCAACTGCTGCCAGATTACAGCCTCAGCTTTTAAAATAGAACCTTTATTAAAAGCACCAGCTCAAGTTCAGGCTTATTTCTCTAAGAAAATTCTTTTTCATAAAAACGACTTCGCTTATCAGATGTATGACAACATCTGGCAGCCTCCTAAAATTTAATTTTTATTGATTTTTAGAAAGTTATGGCTTTCTAAACTTAACTGAAACTTTGCAATTCCATTGCAGAGGTCTTCATGATATTTTTGCACATGCCATTTTTAGAATGACAGCGTGCCCATATTTTCAATAAAATTAAATCTCAATTGTGTTAGATAAAATCATAAAATTTAGCATCAAAAACAAGATTGTCATTGGTGTAATGACCTTGTTATTGATTATCTGGGGAGTCTGGAGTGCTACAAGACTTCCTATAGATGCTGTTCCTGATATTACCAATAATCAGGTGCAGATTATTACTGTATGTCCCACACTGGCAGGGCAGGAAGTAGAACAGTTAGTTACTTTTCCCATTGAACAGAGCATTGCTAATGTTCCTGGTATTGAGGATACAAGAAGTATTTCAAGATTTGGACTTTCTGTAATCACTGTAGTTTTTAAAGAAGATATAGATGTCTATTTTGCCAGGCAGCTTATTAGTGAAAAACTAAAAGAAGCAGCAGAAGAAATCCCAAAAGGAATTGGAACTCCGGAAATGGCGCCAGTAAGTACGGGATTGGGAGAAGTGTATCAGTACATTCTTCACCCGAAAAAAGGAAGCGAAAAGAAATACAATGCCAAAGAACTTCGTACCATGCAGGACTGGATTGTAAGGAGACAGCTCAATGGAACTCCCGGAGTTGCAGAGGTAAATAGCTTTGGCGGAGAGTTGAAGCAGTATGAAGTGGCCATTAATCCTAATCGGCTTAAAGGAATGGGAGTAAGCATTACGGATATTTTTACGGCTTTAGAAAAAAACAACCAGAACACCGGCGGAGCTTATATCGACAGAAAACCTAATGCTTACTTTATTCGTGGAATTGGTATGGTAACTTCTTTGGAAGATGTTAAAAACATTGCTGTAAAAAATGAAACCGGAAGTGTTCCTATTTTTATTAAAGATGTTGCTGATGTACGTTTTGGAAGTGCAGTACGGTATGGAGCAATGACTTTCAATGGAAAAGTAGATGCAGTAGGCGGTGTTGTAATGATGCTGAAAGGAGCCAACAGTAACGAAGTGGTCAGTAATATTAAAGCTAAAATACCAACCATTCAAAAATCGCTTCCCAGTGATATCGTGATCGAGCCTTTTCTTGACAGAACAGATTTGGTGGGAAGAGCAATGAAAACAGTAGAGAAAAATTTAGTTGAAGGTGCATTGATTGTGATTTTCGTGCTGGTTATTTTTCTTGGAAACCTTAGGGCTGGTCTTATTGTAGCATCGGCAATTCCGCTTTCTCTGTTATTTGCTTTAGGGATGATGAATGTTTTTGGCGTTAGTGCCAATTTGATGAGTTTAGGTGCCATTGATTTCGGATTAATTGTAGATGGAGCCGTCATCATTGTGGAGTCCACATTACATATATTAAACCATAAAAGTAAAGGACGCCTTACTCAAATTCAGATGGATCAGGAAGTAGGAACTGCTGCATCCAAAATGATGAACAGCGCGATATTTGGGCAGGTGATTATTTTAATTGTCTATATTCCTATCCTTACTTTGGCGGGAGTAGAAGGGAAAATGTTTACTCCAATGGCCAAAACAGTAGGATTCGCAATTATTGGAGCTACTATTTTATCTGTTACCTATATTCCAATGGTGAGTGCACTTTTTCTTTCAAAAAACATTACAAATAAAAAAACAATCAGTGATAAAATAATGGAGTTTCTGCAGCGTATTTATCAGCCGCTGCTTCAAAAAGCCATTAAATTAAAATACATGATTGTCTCTATAACCATTTTCATATTCGTGATTGCCGCTTTTATATTTAAAGGAATGGGCGGAGAGTTTATTCCGCAGCTGCAGGAAGGGGATTATGCTTTTCACTGTATTCTGCCACAAGGAAGTTCTTTAAGCCAGAGTCTTGAAACTTCGATGCAGGCTTCAAGAATCATCAAACAATTTGATGAGGTGAAAATGGTGGTTGGGAAAACCGGATCTGCAGAAGTTCCTACCGATCCGATGCCGCCTGAGGCTACCGATATGATTGTGGTTCTAAAACCACAGAGCGAATGGAAAACTAAGAAGTCATATACAGAACTGGCTGATGAAATCAGTGAGAAGCTGGAGGCAATTCCTGGAGTATTCTTTGAAAAGAACCAGCCCATACAGATGCGTTTCAATGAATTGATGACGGGGATCAGGCAGGATGTAGCAGTTAAAATTTTTGGTGAAAACCTTGACTCACTTTCTATTTATGCAGACAGAGTGGCAAAAGTAATCCAGACTGTTGATGGATCCACTGCTCCGCAGATTGAAAGAGTGAGCGGTCTTCCTCAGATCAATGTAGAATACGACAGAACAAGAATAGCCAATTACGGGTTAAATATTGAAGATGTCAATAATGCTTTAAGTACAGCCTTTGCGGGGAAAAGTACAGGGCAGGTTTTCGAAAATGAAAGACGTTTCGATCTGGTTGTCCGGTTAGACAGTCTCAACAGAACCAATATTGATGATGTCAATAACCTGATGATTACAACGAATACGGGGGCACAGATTCCGCTTTCACAGATTGCTGATATAGGATATAAACTTGGGCCGGCACAGATCAGCCGTGAACAGGGAAAACGAAGAATTGTAATCGGGTTCAACGTAAAAGGAAGGGACGTGGAAAGTGTCGTAAAAGATATTCAGCTGAAGCTTGAAAAAGAAATAAAACTGCCGGCAGGATACTACTTCACTTACGGCGGACAATTTGAAAATCTACAGGAAGCAAGCAGACGTCTGACGATTGCTGTTCCTATATCTTTATTTTTGATTTTTATGCTGCTGTATTTCACTTTCAATTCATTTAAACAGGCGGCCTTGATCTTTACTGCGATTCCAATGAGTGCCATTGGAGGTATATTTGCCCTTCTTTTAAGAGGAATGCCGTTCAGTATCAGTGCCGGAATAGGATTTATTGCCCTGTTCGGAGTTGCGGTTCTTAATGGAATTGTCCTAATCGGAACCTTTAATGAACTAGAAAAAGAAGGTGAAACCAATATTCTAAAAAGAGTAATGGAGGGAACAAAAACAAGGCTCCGCCCCGTATTGATGACAGCTGCCGTAGCATCTTTAGGATTTCTGCCGATGGCAATATCTACTGGAGCCGGAGCTGAAGTCCAAAAACCTTTGGCAACAGTGGTGATCGGGGGATTGATCTCAGCGACATTCCTTACTTTATTTGTCCTTCCGATGCTGTATATTATTTTCAATTCAAAAATTCCATTAAAGAAGATCATCAGAAAACCTTTAACTATGGTTATTATTCTAGGATTTTTAATGCTTGGACAAACGTTGAATGCGCAGTCTCAAACCCTCTCTGTAGAACAGGCAGTAGAAACTGCGGTGAATAATAATCTATCCTTAAAATCCAAAGACCTGAGCATTCAGTCGGCAGAAGCATTAAAACCTACTGCTAATGAACTTCCGAAATTGAGTTTTGATGCCCAGCTCGGCCAGTATAACAGTCCAAGATTTGACCAGTCTTTCACTATTTCGCAGAGTATTCCTTTTCCTACAATATTTAAGGCGCGGAAAGAATTAATTAGAGAAACGGTAAAAAGTAAACAGATTGATAAAGAAATTTCAGTTAATGAATTAGTTAAGCAGGTTAGATCCTATTATTATCAGATAGAATACCTGCAGTATAATAAATCGCAGCTAAAAAGTCTGGACAGTCTTTATCGGGATTTTATCAGGATAGCAACGGTAAGATTTAAAGCCGGAGATATTAAAAAGATAGAAATAAGTACCGCTGAAACGCAGAAAGGGGAGATCAGTCTCCTGCTGAATCAAAATCAGGTGTATTTAAATAATGCTTACAAAAATTTGCAAACTCTTTTAAATGTGTCTGAAGATTTTGAGATTCCATTTAAAGAAAACTATGAACCTTTAAAAGCAGAAAATATTCTCGATAACAGCTCTGTTGATAACAATCCTGCTGTAAAGGCTTTCTATCAGGAAATGGAAATTGCTGAGAGAAATAAAAATGTTGAAAAATCGCAGGGACTTCCGGATTTCAGTATTGGATATACCAATCAGTCATTAATGGGGCTCTATCCGAAAAACGGGCAGGAGGTATTTTATAACTCAGGGAACCGTTTCAGTTCTGTGACTTTAGGAATTGCTGTTCCACTGACTTTTGGAGCTACAAAGGCAAGAATTAAATCCTTGGAATATCAAAAGCAGGTAGCAGAAACCAATGCAAAATACCGGAAAAATCAGCTGGCTGTGCAGTTGGAAAATGCTGTCACACAATACCAGCAGGATATGCAGCAGTACAATTATTATGCAGGACAGGCTGTCCCTAATGCAGATAAAATTGTAAAAGCAGCCCAATTGGGATATAGAACAGGAGAAATCTCGTATGTAGAATATCTTTTTGCCCTGCAGACAGCTGTTAATATTCAATTAAAATATCTGGAATCTATTCAGCAGGTCAATCAATCTGTAGTTACCATTAATTCAATAATTAATAAATAAAATGAGAAAAAAACATATCATCATATATTTTACATTCCTTTCTTTTTTAACCATCAGCTGTGGGAAAAAGAAAGAGGCTGCTGAGAGTGCTGCGGTGAAAACAGAACAAAAACCGGAGAAACCCGCAGATGCACCTCAAACGATTGCTTCGTTAACGGATGAGCAGATTAAAGCTGTTGGAATTACTTTAGGAACAATCGAAATGAAGGAACTGACATCTACTATTAAAGCAAATGGGCTGCTGAGAGTTCCGAACAACAGTAAAGCGGCAGTAACTTCTCTGTATGGAGGGATTATCAAAACACTGACAGTTCAGGTCGGAAGTTCTGTGAAGAAAGGACAGGTAATTGCAACGATTGCGAATCCTGAGTTTATCAGACTGCAGGAAGATTATCTTACTACAAACAGCAGAATTACTTATGCAGAACAGGAATACAGAAGACAAAGAGAACTTTTCGATAATGATGCCGGCGCAAAGAAAAACCTTCAGAGCGCTGATTCAGAGCTTAAAACCCTAAGAACTAAAAAAGCTTCTCTGCTGAGACAGCTTCAGATGATGGGAATAAGCCCGGGCTCTGTAAATAACGCTAATATGAGATCCGGTCTGGTAATCACGGCTCCCATCAGCGGAACGATCAGCAGTATCACTGCACAGATAGGAAGTTATGTAGATATTTCTTCTCCTGTTGCTGAAATTATTGATAATGAATCGATCCACTTAGATCTGCAGGTTTTCGAAAAAGACCTTCCAAAAATGAGAGTGGGACAGATTGTCCACTTTAAACTGACTAATAACCCTGAAACGGAATATGATGCAAAAGTCTACAGCATAGGTTCCTCTTTTGAGAATGACAGCAAAACAATTTCTATACACTGCACTGTAACAGGAAATAAAACAGGATTGATAGACGGAATGAATATCACAGGAATCGTAAGTCTTGATTACAGCACTGCCCCTGCTATTCCAAATGAAGCCATTGTAGAAGCAGACGGAAAATTTTATGTTTTTGTACAGACAAATAAAAGCGCTGAAGAACATGAAGAATCCGGACATGAAGAAAAAGAAGCAGAAAACGCAAAAAAACAGGTTAAAACTAGTAATTTTGAAAAGATAGAAGTGGTGAAAGGTTCTTCAGATATGGGATATACAGCCATCACTCCTGTAAGTGAGATTTCACCTGATGCTAAAATAGTAGTAAAAGGAGCGTTCTTCGTTAATGCTAAACTCACTAATTCCGGTGAGCATGAACATTAACAGATCAAAAAAATTGAATCATGTTATTAAACAAAAAAATATCAGTTTGGTATTTCATCCGTGAAATAAGATCTCAGATTCTTTTTATAAGTGTATTTGCATTATCCGTTGCGCTGTTAGACCTGCTGCCGGGATTCCGTAAAATATCGCTTCCTTTAAATATACCGGCACTTTTAGGAACTGCAGTGTCTTTGTTATTAGCTTTCCGAACATCACAGTCTTATGAAAGATGGTGGGAAGCAAGAATTGTCTGGGGAGCCATTGTCAATGATTCCCGGACTTTTACAAGACTGGTTATCCAGTTTCTGCCGGATGGAGAAGATCAAAAAATAAAAGAATTTGCAGAAAGGCAGATCATATGGACGTATGCTCTTGGTGAGTCTTTAAGGAAACAGCCCTTTTCTGAAAAGGTACAGGAATATTTAGATACCCGCGGAATCAACGCATCAAATATTCCTAATACTTTACTTGATGCACATTCTAAGCAGGTGAAAGAAATGGCTTCTTCAAAAGTTCTTTCAGATTTTCAGCAGATGCAGCTGAACGATACCATTGGAAGACTATGCGACAGCATGGGAAAATGCGAGCGATTGAAAAATACGGTGTTTCCAAGGTCATACAGTATTTTACTGCATATTTTAATTTATGTATTTGCAGCGATACTGCCGTTTGGTCTGGATGATTCCCAATTACTGGTTGAGATCGCGGTAACCATTTTAATTCCGGTGATGTTTATTGCGATAGAAAAAACCTCGATCATTATGCAGGATCCTTTTGAAAATACTCCTGTTGATACTCCTGTGACTTCTCTGGCACAGACGATAGAAATTAATATAAAACAGATGACCGGCGAGCAGCATGTTCCTGCCAAGAAGGAAAATCCTTTATACTATGAAATGTAATACAGTAAATAAATACCTTGAATTATGAGCGAAATAAAAACACAGACAGTCTCAGCTTCAAGTAAGCATAAAAAAAATCTTCTTGTTGTATTAGCTTTAAGCGGTACTTATCTTATTGCTGAAGTGATCGGAGGTGTTCTTACCAACAGCCTTGCCCTTCTAGCAGATGCAGCCCATATGCTCACCGATGTTGTAGGCCTTCTCTTGGCATTGATTGCCATAAAAATAGCAGAACGAAAGGCAGATGCGGCAAAAACCTATGGATATTACCGTACTGAAATATTAGCAGCTGTAATTAATGCTGTAGTCCTTCTTGGTATTTCTATTTATGTTTTATACGAAGCTTATCTGCGGTTTCAGAATCCTCCCGCAGTTCAGAGCAAATCTATGCTGATCGTAGCCGGGATAGGATTGATTGTAAATAT
Coding sequences:
- a CDS encoding DUF6660 family protein yields the protein MNLLRLILAFYFIALSVMPCEDVNNQSGNNKTFAVQFNIESSHTKDKGDICSPLCICNCCQITASAFKIEPLLKAPAQVQAYFSKKILFHKNDFAYQMYDNIWQPPKI
- a CDS encoding CusA/CzcA family heavy metal efflux RND transporter, encoding MLDKIIKFSIKNKIVIGVMTLLLIIWGVWSATRLPIDAVPDITNNQVQIITVCPTLAGQEVEQLVTFPIEQSIANVPGIEDTRSISRFGLSVITVVFKEDIDVYFARQLISEKLKEAAEEIPKGIGTPEMAPVSTGLGEVYQYILHPKKGSEKKYNAKELRTMQDWIVRRQLNGTPGVAEVNSFGGELKQYEVAINPNRLKGMGVSITDIFTALEKNNQNTGGAYIDRKPNAYFIRGIGMVTSLEDVKNIAVKNETGSVPIFIKDVADVRFGSAVRYGAMTFNGKVDAVGGVVMMLKGANSNEVVSNIKAKIPTIQKSLPSDIVIEPFLDRTDLVGRAMKTVEKNLVEGALIVIFVLVIFLGNLRAGLIVASAIPLSLLFALGMMNVFGVSANLMSLGAIDFGLIVDGAVIIVESTLHILNHKSKGRLTQIQMDQEVGTAASKMMNSAIFGQVIILIVYIPILTLAGVEGKMFTPMAKTVGFAIIGATILSVTYIPMVSALFLSKNITNKKTISDKIMEFLQRIYQPLLQKAIKLKYMIVSITIFIFVIAAFIFKGMGGEFIPQLQEGDYAFHCILPQGSSLSQSLETSMQASRIIKQFDEVKMVVGKTGSAEVPTDPMPPEATDMIVVLKPQSEWKTKKSYTELADEISEKLEAIPGVFFEKNQPIQMRFNELMTGIRQDVAVKIFGENLDSLSIYADRVAKVIQTVDGSTAPQIERVSGLPQINVEYDRTRIANYGLNIEDVNNALSTAFAGKSTGQVFENERRFDLVVRLDSLNRTNIDDVNNLMITTNTGAQIPLSQIADIGYKLGPAQISREQGKRRIVIGFNVKGRDVESVVKDIQLKLEKEIKLPAGYYFTYGGQFENLQEASRRLTIAVPISLFLIFMLLYFTFNSFKQAALIFTAIPMSAIGGIFALLLRGMPFSISAGIGFIALFGVAVLNGIVLIGTFNELEKEGETNILKRVMEGTKTRLRPVLMTAAVASLGFLPMAISTGAGAEVQKPLATVVIGGLISATFLTLFVLPMLYIIFNSKIPLKKIIRKPLTMVIILGFLMLGQTLNAQSQTLSVEQAVETAVNNNLSLKSKDLSIQSAEALKPTANELPKLSFDAQLGQYNSPRFDQSFTISQSIPFPTIFKARKELIRETVKSKQIDKEISVNELVKQVRSYYYQIEYLQYNKSQLKSLDSLYRDFIRIATVRFKAGDIKKIEISTAETQKGEISLLLNQNQVYLNNAYKNLQTLLNVSEDFEIPFKENYEPLKAENILDNSSVDNNPAVKAFYQEMEIAERNKNVEKSQGLPDFSIGYTNQSLMGLYPKNGQEVFYNSGNRFSSVTLGIAVPLTFGATKARIKSLEYQKQVAETNAKYRKNQLAVQLENAVTQYQQDMQQYNYYAGQAVPNADKIVKAAQLGYRTGEISYVEYLFALQTAVNIQLKYLESIQQVNQSVVTINSIINK
- a CDS encoding efflux RND transporter periplasmic adaptor subunit, yielding MRKKHIIIYFTFLSFLTISCGKKKEAAESAAVKTEQKPEKPADAPQTIASLTDEQIKAVGITLGTIEMKELTSTIKANGLLRVPNNSKAAVTSLYGGIIKTLTVQVGSSVKKGQVIATIANPEFIRLQEDYLTTNSRITYAEQEYRRQRELFDNDAGAKKNLQSADSELKTLRTKKASLLRQLQMMGISPGSVNNANMRSGLVITAPISGTISSITAQIGSYVDISSPVAEIIDNESIHLDLQVFEKDLPKMRVGQIVHFKLTNNPETEYDAKVYSIGSSFENDSKTISIHCTVTGNKTGLIDGMNITGIVSLDYSTAPAIPNEAIVEADGKFYVFVQTNKSAEEHEESGHEEKEAENAKKQVKTSNFEKIEVVKGSSDMGYTAITPVSEISPDAKIVVKGAFFVNAKLTNSGEHEH
- a CDS encoding bestrophin family ion channel, producing MLLNKKISVWYFIREIRSQILFISVFALSVALLDLLPGFRKISLPLNIPALLGTAVSLLLAFRTSQSYERWWEARIVWGAIVNDSRTFTRLVIQFLPDGEDQKIKEFAERQIIWTYALGESLRKQPFSEKVQEYLDTRGINASNIPNTLLDAHSKQVKEMASSKVLSDFQQMQLNDTIGRLCDSMGKCERLKNTVFPRSYSILLHILIYVFAAILPFGLDDSQLLVEIAVTILIPVMFIAIEKTSIIMQDPFENTPVDTPVTSLAQTIEINIKQMTGEQHVPAKKENPLYYEM